In Thiospirochaeta perfilievii, a single window of DNA contains:
- a CDS encoding permease: protein MFIVFTRFANWLTYTILNLDPTTKIADAVHFFIEDTSKIFVLILVMIYLIAILRASMNMERVRDTLQGRSKWFGYSAGSLFGAITPFCSCSSIPMFLGFTAAGIPTGVTLSFLITSPLLNEVAIVLLGSLLGLKFTITYLIAGISVGILGGIFFDKIGADKMLQPMAQKLYEGEHKKVETDSVTLKLSLKDRHNFAKKEAIEIFSRIWKWVLLGVGIGAGLHGFVPQSWIIHHLGDGAWWTVPSAVLLGIPLYSNASGMIPIIETLLLKGLPVGTSLAFMLSTVGASFPEFLMLKQVLKPRLLVYLFGYFLIAFTFIGLLINMLF, encoded by the coding sequence ATGTTTATAGTTTTTACTAGGTTTGCTAATTGGTTAACTTATACAATTTTAAATCTAGATCCAACAACAAAGATTGCTGATGCTGTTCATTTTTTTATTGAGGATACAAGTAAGATTTTTGTATTAATTTTAGTTATGATCTACTTGATAGCTATTTTACGAGCCTCTATGAATATGGAAAGGGTTAGGGATACACTACAGGGTAGATCTAAGTGGTTTGGGTATAGTGCAGGTTCACTTTTTGGTGCTATTACACCTTTTTGTTCCTGTTCCAGTATTCCTATGTTTCTAGGTTTTACAGCTGCTGGAATACCTACCGGGGTTACTCTGTCATTTTTAATAACTTCTCCCTTATTAAACGAAGTAGCAATAGTATTATTAGGATCTCTTCTAGGTTTAAAATTTACTATAACCTATCTTATTGCTGGTATTAGTGTTGGTATATTAGGTGGGATATTTTTTGATAAAATTGGAGCAGATAAAATGTTACAACCAATGGCTCAAAAATTATATGAGGGAGAGCATAAAAAAGTTGAAACAGATAGCGTCACTTTAAAATTAAGTTTAAAGGATAGACATAATTTTGCGAAAAAAGAGGCAATAGAGATCTTTTCAAGAATATGGAAGTGGGTACTACTAGGTGTTGGTATTGGTGCTGGGCTCCACGGATTTGTACCTCAAAGTTGGATTATTCATCATTTAGGAGATGGAGCGTGGTGGACTGTTCCATCTGCAGTTTTATTAGGCATCCCACTATATAGTAATGCCTCAGGTATGATACCTATTATTGAAACTCTACTATTAAAAGGTCTACCTGTTGGGACTTCTTTGGCTTTTATGTTATCAACTGTAGGGGCTAGTTTTCCCGAGTTCTTAATGTTAAAACAGGTTTTAAAACCTAGGCTTTTAGTCTACTTATTTGGCTACTTTTTAATTGCATTTACATTTATTGGTTTATTAATAAACATGCTGTTTTAA
- a CDS encoding ArsR/SmtB family transcription factor: MQLNRLDSDLLKKYEKRVLVLKAMAHPTRLYILDILKEGTLCVCEINELIDADLSTISKHISLLHSAGLVSREKKGLKVFYTLETPCILLPFNCLEGEK, encoded by the coding sequence ATGCAATTAAATAGATTAGATAGTGACTTACTTAAAAAATATGAAAAAAGAGTTTTAGTATTAAAAGCTATGGCCCATCCAACTCGTCTCTACATTTTAGATATTTTAAAAGAGGGAACTCTTTGTGTATGTGAGATTAACGAGTTAATAGATGCTGATCTGTCTACAATCTCGAAACATATCTCTCTTTTACATAGTGCCGGGTTGGTAAGTAGAGAAAAAAAGGGCTTAAAAGTATTTTATACATTAGAGACACCCTGTATTTTACTACCATTTAATTGTTTAGAAGGAGAGAAATAG